Sequence from the Corvus moneduloides isolate bCorMon1 chromosome 18, bCorMon1.pri, whole genome shotgun sequence genome:
TATTGACGAACTTCCCTGGTGTATCCAATTAGGCTTTGCTTGGTTAATTTACTGGTTAATGTGCCCTGAGTGCCATCTCCCCACCACACTGTGTTTTCTAgcactgcagcagtgcctgtggcTGTCACCCCCACAGTGAGAAAATCAGCAGTGGGTTGTGCTCCAGGGcagtcccagtgctgcaggagcagtgggGTGCTGGTAAAGTCCACAGGCTTGTACTTTGGTGCCTGGTGGTgtgcagagggcagggatgtgactggagctgctgtggggctgtttgcagagaagcagaaatgcagcagaacaGCCACTGCCACGAAATGAGGGGAAGTCCTGAGTGCTCCAAGGAGGAGATTTTTCTTTGCCTATCAGTGCTGCCCAAACCTCCCAAggacagacacagaaaaaggaattacATTTACCAGTATCCCTAAATGCTGTATCCAGGGAAATCCTCTGCTGGGATaaggctgctctcctgcagctcctgctctctgcaccGATGGCttcagctcctccctgctgcccactgcAGTGCTGTCCCCTCATCCTGTATTCAGCTTTGGTTCTTGCTGCTCAGAGCCTGCAACTCTCTCTGAGCTGCTCAGCCTGAtgtggaacagcagcagagcacagggagctggcaCTCAGATGGGATTGTCCCAGGAAAGCTTAAACCTTCCTCTTAACCATCTCCGTAAAGCCCAGCTGGGACTGGGACAGCTGGAATTGGGTTTGGCTCCAAAAACACAAGCATAAGTGTTTAAGTGCTCGTTGTGTTCTCAGAGTAAATGCTTTACCCCCCTGGCACTCATTTGCAAACCCAACAAAGCTGCTGTGAGCACTGGCTCTAATGGGCTCTGCCTCAGCCATTGCTGAAATCCCTCCTGTTACTGAAAAAGGAGCGAGGAGGGAgagatggagctgctgggctgggaaagTGTGAAGAGGAGTCACTCAGCCAGATCTCCCTACAGCCACCTGAGAGCTGAGGAATTAACTGAGTCATTaccccaggcagtgcccagAGTTCCCTTCCCGTGTAGAAAGAAGTGTTTGACAGggtcaggcagggctgggctcttcAGGGAGAGGGGAATGACTCTGCTCAGGGCAAGAGAAGGTTCAGGGGGGAGGAACTGGACGATCTTAAAAgtcccttcccatccaaaccattccatgactcctCTGAGCCAGCTGCTGGGGGGCACCGAGTGatccctctccctttccagcACCTTCCCTTGGGTCAGGTGGGATGGAGGCAGGTGTGTGACACACAAACCTGACATCACTTCTGCTCCTCAAGCCATGTGAGGAGGCAGAAGGCACAGGAATAATTAGGAAAGGGATCCACCTCCTCTCTGAAAGTTACACCTGGTCCCCATtctcagcccagcagagctgggcacaccCAGCCTGCTCAAAGTGCAGAGCACGTTCCTCCCTGTTAGGGCAGCTCTGAAAGGGGCCAGGCCAGGAACCTCCATCAGATCTGAGCTACAAACGGTGCTGGGAATGATTTTAAGCCCCTTTCCTGTGGACAGACCAGAAGAAGCAGACAGCTTCTCACCCTTCCCAGGCAGAAGCCAAGGGTTGTCACTGAACCACAGCTAAGTGCTTTCAAATCCATGTTAAGGCATCGTGGTTCCTGACAGTGCCTTGGAACTAAGGATCAGGGCTTTTAAGGATGCTCCACCtcccagaggaggaggagtcACAGAGAGGCCAAAGGATGAGTGAGGTGAACACAAAGGCACAAGACAGGACCAGGAGTTTTATTTGAGTTGAGTACAGCAGCAGAACTCCTTGAGTCCATCTTGCTTCACATCATATCAGGAGGTGGCTGACAGTAGCTGGCTCGGAGTTGTTCCATCAGGAATCCATTCCCAGTTTCAGGAGGTTGAACCCATCCCTGCAGTGCCTGCAGCCACCCCaggctggctcctgctgctgagctctcagtTCTCGTACTTGTGCTTGATGTGTTTCCACAGTTTCTGTGTGgaaaacaagcaggaaaaaaaaaatcaagatatttTAGGCAGCTTCTCAGTGGTGTTGGGATAACAAAATCCAAAACCCAAATTATCCTGCCTGGAGCCACGGTGATGGAGTCCTGTACTGGATCTGGGGGACACAGGATGCACATGGGGGCTCCTGGCTTCTAATCTGGACAGGCAAGAAGCTGCAGAGATTCCCCTTCCCCTGGTCTGGATTAGTGGCCCAGAGCCACTGCCTTGAACTCCCACCCAGACTGGagagggcagctctgctcccgcACATAAGGGATGCACAGAACATTCCTAttcatagaaccatggaatggtttgggtgggaagggaccttaaagctcatccagtgccattcccatggccagggacaccttccactgtccccatccagcctggccttgggcactgccaggggtcCAGGGGCCTCCCCAACCTcagagggaagaattccttaccaatatcccatctaacgctgccctctggcagtgggaagccattcccccttgtcctggcactccatgccttgtcccaagCCTTTTTCCAGCTTCCTGGAGCCTCTGTAGGCACTCAATGGGGATCTAAGGTCTCCCCCAAGCCTGCCTCAGTATCCTGCAGTCATCATCCCGTCACTGCTGTACTCAGGAACCTAAGGACGACTTGACCCCTTTCACCCAAGGTTCACGCTGGGGACACCCGAGGCCACCGGCCCTAATCCCCTCCCTCTGCCAAGGGCAGATCGGCCAAGCCGGGGCTCTACAGAGCACAAAACAAGCTCCTTTTACCCCTCCCGCTCCCCACCCCCTTGCACGCCCCTTTCAAGCGGCCAGAGAAGCCCAAGGACAGAGAAGCCCCGACCACCGAGCGCCACGACAGCCGCGGAGCCCCCTCGGGCGCGGCCCAGCCGCGCTGACCCTCAGCGAGCGCCGGGGCCGAGGCCCGCGCAGGGCCCAGCGGGGCCGCCCTGACCTTCAGCGCTGGGCCCGCGcgcgggcggccccggcggggccTTACCCAGCCCTTACCCCTTCGTTGAGCCGCTCGAAGAGCGCGTCCGCACCCTGGTCGAAGGCGCGCTCGAAGAGCACCGCGCCCAGCACGACCGACAGCGCGAATGTGGACGTGCGGCGGAACAGCGACCCGTACACCTGCCGCAGCAGCGCCATCTTGGCCGCGCGCTCCGCGCCTGCGCCGCGTGgcgggggctgctgggggatgTAGGCGGTGCTCTGTAATTAAGAGGCAGTGCTGGGCGCGCCGTGGGGCATGCTGGGAGTTGTAGGCCGCGCTATGTGCCGGTTGTGATCTGCGCGTGCGCCCGTGCCGTAGGGTATTGTGGGAGTTGTaggcggcgcggcgcgggccTGGCCGGAGGTGGGTGAGCGTGGCGGGTGTGCTCCGTGTGAGGGGTCCGTTTGAGGGCCCCGTGTGAGGGCTCCCTGTGAGGCTTCGCTCGTCCTGGCTCTCCCGCCTTCTCCTCAGCGGCCTCCGCTGGGCAACCCCGGGGTCTCTGCCCGGCTTTGTGCGGTGAAACCGGCCCGGCCGCGGGTGGGGCTGGGGCGGGACCCAgacggggctgggggggcagaGACACTCcgggccagccctgccctgccctgccctgccctgccctgccctgccctgccctgccgggGTGTCCGGGCAAGGGTGACAGGGACTGGAAAGGGGTTGCGGTCACTGCTCTCAGCTCACTCCCGGCGGGGGCgtgggaggggatttggggtgttttctgCAGCTTGGGGTTGCAAGGGATGGTTGGTGTCAGTGTGGGGGGAGTAGGAGAGGGGTGTGGGGCTCataaatcatggaatggtttgggtggggagGGACCTTGAACCTCCTCCcagttccagccctgccatggcagggacacctcccactattccaggctgctccaagccccaatgtccaacctggccttgggcactgccagggatccaggggcagccccagccgctctgagcaccctgtgccagagccaaAGGACCGTCTgacagctgctccagaggcCTCGGGAAGAGTGGGACCTGGCCCCATGTGGCAAAGCAAAAGTGGGAACGTTCCCATTTGCTGCCCTCTCTTTGcgtttctctctttttaacatcagtgagggcagagcagccccgGGGTGACTCCAGCACGGGTGGGAGAGAGGTAAATTTGGATTTCGGAAGGCAGAACAGATCGGGGTGGGCCAGGGGAATCCTAACACTGAAGCTGTTTGCCCACAGGGCTGTTGTTAAACGAGTATCTACATGGAATTCCAGAGCAGACCCTCAAGTGACGCTgctctgttgttttgtttgtctcACCCACTCAGAAGTAGCACAAAGTCTGGCTGCAGAGTCGTTTCTCCTGATTTATTTATGTTTGCTCCCTCATATGGTGACTGTGGGGATCCATGGAATTTTTCTGGGTTAGGGCAAGATGTCTGCTCTTTCTGGAAGGTGCCTGGCACATTTCTGTGGGTAGTGTTATCCCTTTGGAACCCCAGAATATCCCGAGTGGGaaaggacccacagggatcatggatccagctcccggccctgcccagacaccccaacaaccccagcctgggcatccctggcagcgctgtccaaacgctcctggagctctggcagcctcggggccgtgcccattccctggggagcctgggcagtgcccagcagcctctgggggaagaacctttccctgctctccagcctgagcctgcactgacacagctccagccgctcccttgggttctgtcactggtcaccacagagcagagctcagaaaaactcaattgttatttttcaaatgtaacTGCTCTGGATTATCTAAGACAAATTCCCCCAATCGCCCATTAATTGCTGCCACCAGGATGGTTTGTGTATGGTCAGGTTGGTGTTAATCCCAAACTTAGCTCTGGAtttccagtggaaggtgtcccttgcctgtggcaggggttggaatgagatctttaaggccccttccaacccacaccattccaTGAGTCTATGACAGGACCCaaggaatggcttcccagtgccagagggcagggctggatgggattttgggcaggaattgttccctgggagggtgggcaggccctggcacagggtgcccagagcagctgtggctgcccctggatccctggcagtgtccaaggccaggctggacattggggcttggagcagcctgggacagtgggaggtgttcctgccatggcaggggtggcactggatgggctttaacgtcccttccaacccaaaccactccatgatttCATCTGGGTGTGATGGAAAGCAGGATCTGTTCCTCTGTCATCAGGAAGGTGCTGGCACACTCTGCTGCCATTCCAAGTCTCCCCACAGATCTGAGCCCGTTAAATTGGCAGCTGAGTATCATAAGCCTGACACTTGGATTTAATTAATTCACATCTGCCTGGATATCCAAAGTGGCTGGAATGGCCCCGAGCCCGGGCTGTGAGAAAGCAGGAAATTGAGGTCACGGCCCAGCAGCACCTTCGGGGTTTGgtgtggagagcagcagctcccctcgGACA
This genomic interval carries:
- the LOC116453035 gene encoding cytochrome b-c1 complex subunit 9 gives rise to the protein MALLRQVYGSLFRRTSTFALSVVLGAVLFERAFDQGADALFERLNEGKLWKHIKHKYEN